One window of the Streptomyces asoensis genome contains the following:
- a CDS encoding GNAT family N-acetyltransferase, with protein sequence MTDLVIRALDESDVHLFDTLPDPLRAADAFGRITYRPDWKRVALRDGRVVARAVWWGGPEDTEPLVVHWFDFADGEEEAAAELLRTAPWQVGLELVMPGGWRDDPAMRAAAEARHAAARAAGHTPLVERFVYRWTPECGLPDRPGRLIFAPEPDDAVFFDALRRIHSDTLDAHARKAIAEGGLDRAAQEEIDFFRWCPSPREWWQVARTPQGELAGIHIPAHNPSGPCVGFIGVLPDHRGHGYAYDLLAECTHYLAERGAEFIAAATDQGNFPMAAHFAKAGYPVVRERVNFEVG encoded by the coding sequence GTGACCGATCTGGTCATCCGCGCTCTCGACGAGAGCGACGTCCATCTGTTCGACACCCTGCCCGATCCGCTGCGCGCCGCCGACGCCTTCGGCAGGATCACCTACCGGCCCGACTGGAAGCGCGTCGCCCTGCGGGACGGCCGGGTCGTCGCCCGCGCCGTCTGGTGGGGAGGCCCCGAGGACACCGAACCGCTCGTGGTGCACTGGTTCGACTTCGCCGACGGCGAGGAGGAGGCCGCGGCCGAACTCCTGCGCACCGCCCCCTGGCAGGTCGGCCTGGAACTGGTCATGCCCGGCGGCTGGCGCGACGACCCCGCCATGCGGGCCGCCGCCGAGGCCCGGCACGCCGCCGCCCGCGCGGCCGGCCACACCCCGCTGGTGGAACGCTTCGTCTACCGCTGGACCCCGGAGTGCGGGCTGCCGGACCGTCCCGGCCGTCTGATCTTCGCCCCCGAACCGGACGACGCGGTGTTCTTCGACGCCCTGCGCCGCATCCACTCCGACACCCTCGACGCCCATGCCCGCAAGGCCATCGCGGAAGGCGGCCTCGACCGAGCCGCCCAGGAGGAGATCGACTTCTTCCGCTGGTGCCCGTCACCGCGCGAGTGGTGGCAGGTGGCCCGCACCCCGCAGGGAGAACTGGCCGGCATCCACATCCCGGCCCACAACCCCTCAGGCCCCTGCGTCGGGTTCATCGGCGTACTGCCGGACCACCGGGGTCACGGCTACGCCTACGACCTGCTCGCCGAGTGCACCCACTATCTCGCCGAGCGGGGTGCCGAGTTCATCGCCGCCGCCACCGACCAGGGGAACTTCCCGATGGCGGCGCACTTCGCGAAGGCCGGCTATCCGGTCGTGCGGGAGCGGGTGAACTTCGAGGTCGGCTGA
- a CDS encoding Gfo/Idh/MocA family protein, with protein MRIGLLGTGPWAQMVHAPVLEAHEALDFVGVWGRRPEAAKELADRHGTRAYDDVDALLTDVDAVAVALPPDVQAQLAVRAAGAGCHLLLDKPVAATVAGARAVVRAAQEAGIASVVFFTTRYVPEAGAWIAEQAETGGWFTGHAQWLGDVFHSTGDHPFATPWRGEKGALWDVGPHALSVLLPVLGDVRRVTAAAHGPRDTVHVVLDHVDGASSTLTLSLTAPPAATGAGVELRGTAGVTRLPQGGGDAAGALTRAADELLASARDGRPHACDAAFGLRVTEILADAEALLAGGAH; from the coding sequence ATGCGCATCGGTCTGCTCGGCACCGGCCCCTGGGCACAGATGGTCCACGCCCCCGTCCTGGAAGCGCACGAAGCGCTCGACTTCGTCGGTGTCTGGGGCCGACGCCCGGAGGCGGCGAAGGAACTCGCCGACCGGCACGGGACACGGGCCTACGACGACGTGGACGCCCTGCTCACGGACGTGGACGCGGTGGCCGTCGCACTGCCGCCGGACGTCCAGGCGCAGCTCGCGGTGCGGGCCGCCGGGGCCGGCTGTCATCTCCTGCTCGACAAGCCCGTCGCCGCGACGGTGGCGGGCGCGCGGGCCGTGGTCCGGGCCGCACAGGAGGCCGGGATCGCCTCGGTCGTCTTCTTCACCACCCGGTACGTGCCCGAGGCCGGTGCCTGGATCGCCGAACAGGCGGAGACCGGGGGATGGTTCACGGGACACGCCCAGTGGCTGGGCGACGTGTTCCACAGTACGGGCGACCACCCCTTCGCCACGCCCTGGCGCGGCGAGAAGGGCGCCCTGTGGGACGTGGGTCCGCACGCGCTGTCCGTGCTGCTGCCGGTCCTCGGCGACGTCCGCCGGGTGACGGCCGCGGCCCATGGTCCCCGGGACACCGTCCATGTGGTCCTGGACCATGTGGACGGCGCCTCCAGCACGCTGACACTCAGTCTGACGGCCCCGCCCGCGGCGACGGGCGCGGGCGTGGAGCTGCGGGGTACGGCCGGGGTGACTCGGCTCCCCCAGGGTGGCGGCGACGCCGCCGGGGCCCTCACCCGGGCCGCCGACGAACTGCTCGCGTCGGCCCGGGACGGCCGCCCCCACGCCTGCGACGCCGCGTTCGGCCTGCGCGTCACGGAGATCCTGGCCGACGCCGAGGCCCTGCTGGCGGGCGGAGCACACTGA